From the Bacillus tuaregi genome, one window contains:
- a CDS encoding phosphoglycerate dehydrogenase → MKILFMIRDPFVDAYPKLIRDAKGLADEVKVLYTDNGIKKEDLLQEVKDVDIIVVAIVKIDQEVIDAAPRLKYIIKFGAGYDNIDVHYADQKGIPVTNAPGLNAESVADHAFGLLLSASRSIPQKDKEIKTNQWELSVGHEIYGKQLGILGFGSIGKAIAKRAYGFNMTTLASGNYKDYGTADKWNVTFVEKEELFAASDFIIVSTSLTKHNRRMVNKALLNRMKPAAFLINISRGGLIHEQDLIEALKQKRIKGAALDVFEMEPPQNELAMLPNVIATSHVGGSTYESIQRIGNLTIQNISQFLRNEPLEFVVTPNLNK, encoded by the coding sequence ATGAAAATATTATTTATGATCCGTGACCCATTTGTTGATGCATATCCAAAGCTAATTAGGGACGCAAAGGGATTAGCAGATGAGGTTAAGGTATTATACACGGACAATGGAATTAAGAAGGAGGATCTCCTTCAGGAAGTAAAGGATGTTGACATCATTGTTGTTGCCATTGTAAAGATTGACCAGGAAGTCATAGATGCGGCACCTCGTTTAAAATATATTATTAAGTTTGGTGCCGGCTATGATAATATCGATGTTCATTATGCCGATCAAAAGGGGATTCCCGTCACAAATGCACCTGGACTTAATGCAGAATCTGTTGCCGATCATGCCTTCGGCTTGCTTTTGTCCGCTTCTAGAAGCATCCCGCAAAAGGATAAAGAAATTAAAACCAATCAATGGGAACTTTCCGTTGGTCATGAAATTTATGGTAAACAGCTTGGCATCCTGGGGTTTGGCTCCATTGGAAAAGCCATTGCTAAGCGAGCCTATGGCTTCAATATGACTACACTGGCATCGGGAAATTACAAGGATTATGGTACGGCAGATAAATGGAATGTTACTTTTGTTGAGAAAGAAGAGTTGTTTGCAGCATCTGATTTTATCATTGTTAGTACCTCATTAACGAAGCATAATCGCAGGATGGTGAACAAAGCATTGTTGAATCGAATGAAACCAGCGGCTTTTCTCATCAATATTTCACGAGGTGGCTTGATTCATGAGCAAGACCTCATTGAAGCCTTGAAGCAGAAGAGAATTAAAGGTGCTGCATTAGATGTGTTTGAAATGGAACCGCCGCAAAATGAATTAGCTATGCTGCCAAATGTGATTGCTACTTCCCATGTTGGCGGCTCTACCTATGAATCAATTCAAAGAATTGGAAACCTAACCATTCAAAACATTTCCCAATTTTTGCGAAATGAACCACTTGAATTTGTTGTCACACCTAACCTAAATAAATAG